From the genome of Prevotella herbatica, one region includes:
- a CDS encoding lipocalin-like domain-containing protein produces MKRSLIYILSVVVALLVFQSCELETSDNGDLDGNWQLMQIDTIATGGSYNVKDHQLFYAVQVRLLCLNAYNAGVSSNMYFHFEHTADSLKLKPASSDGHVMYSVPMLRPYGINKEQEAFKIMLLNSDRMQLRSDSLLLTFRKF; encoded by the coding sequence CTAATATATATATTGTCAGTAGTGGTTGCACTGCTAGTATTTCAGAGCTGCGAGTTAGAAACTTCTGATAATGGTGATCTTGATGGTAATTGGCAGTTGATGCAGATTGATACCATTGCTACCGGAGGTTCCTATAATGTGAAGGACCATCAACTGTTCTATGCTGTTCAGGTAAGGCTATTGTGTCTGAATGCATATAATGCTGGTGTTAGTTCAAATATGTATTTTCATTTTGAGCATACTGCCGACTCGTTGAAATTGAAGCCAGCCAGCAGTGATGGACATGTAATGTATTCCGTTCCAATGCTTCGTCCTTATGGAATAAATAAAGAACAGGAAGCATTCAAGATCATGTTACTCAATTCAGATAGAATGCAGTTGCGTTCCGACAGTCTCCTGTTGACGTTCCGTAAGTTCTGA